The DNA region CCTACTACAGGAGAAATTTATAATGCTAATCCAGGTGAAACCTATGAAGTTAGATACACAACACCTCAAACGGTTTGTCAGGAATTTGCTGTTGTTTCAGTGACTTTACTACCTTTAGATGATGCAAGTTTTGAATTAGACGAAGACAATTTATTCTGTTATTCTGCAAAAATGATTGTAACAGGAACTACAGTAGGCACATTCTCTTTTAATCCAGAACCAAATGATGGCGCTGTTATAAACCCTGAAACTGGTGAAGTTAGCAATACACAACCAAACACATATTACACCGTACAATACACGACAAATGACGTATGTAGTAATACTGAATTCTTGACTTACTTAACGCCAGAAAACTGTATTATTCCGCAAGGAATTTCTCCAAATGGTGATGAGTATAACGAGTATTTTGAAGTGTCTTGGTTAGAAGCCACAAAGATTACAATTTACAATAGATACGGTAAAGAAGTTTATAGTAAAGTTAACTACAGAAACGAATGGAATGGAATAACAAATACTAACGAGCCTTTACCAACAGGAACGTATTATTACTGTATAGAACTTCCAGAAGACAAACCTGTTGTTGGTTGGGTTTACGTTAATAGATAAACTATTAATTCTAATTATTTCATATTAAAATAATTAGAATTTAAGTACTTCATAATAAATAAAAAATGTTGTTAATAAGACAGTTAACAACATTTTTTTTTGCTCTAATTAAGTATTAAAATTATCAATAATTTTAATTAAAACTTCAAGTTATGACTACAAGAGATCAACTATTATTAGAAGCAAGACCAGTTATAGAAAGTATAGTTTTAAATGAACATATGAGTAATGACGAAAGATTTCAAAATGAAACCTTAAGACCTATAATTAAGCTTCAAAATGATTTATTAATAGAAGTTTTTAAAAACTACATTGCAAAACATAAAAATGTATTTTATCAACTAACCTTAGAAAAAAGACTTAATTATATAGAAAACGCTATTCATAAAGATATCAAGTTTAGAAATAGCTTAAAAGGCATGATAATAGGTCAATTTACGGTTTTAGAATATAGTATATATATAAAAAATTCGTCTGCGTTAAATAAACGTATGATGACTATTGTTAAGCAACGACTACAAAGTAATATTCAACTTTTTGAAAAACCAGATTATCTAGCTGCAGTATAAAACAGTTAATGACTATTAAACAACAACTTTGGCAAATTTGTAACAACCATGTGGAAGACCGCATAAATGATTACAAAAACGAAATTAACCTTATTAAAGAATCTTTAGAAAGTAACGATAAAGGCAATAATGAAGATGACGATTCTGGTAACGGTAAATTAATGAATGACCTAGAAAAAAACATTGGTTATTTAAATGAAGCTAGAAAAACACACGAGTATTTAAAACTGGTTAAAACCAATTTACTTTCTACTAATGCAGCATTAGGAAGTCTTGTAATTACAGATACTTTACAGTTTTTTATTGCTATTAGTTTAGGTAAAATAGAAATTGATAACAACACCTATTACGCTATTTCTTTGCAATCACCAATAGGACAACTGCTAAAACAAAAAACTGAAGGTGAACAATTTGAATTTAATGGGACTAAGTATACAATTAAGCAAATAATCTAATTAATCAATTATTGATTGACCGTTTAAATCTGTGGTTAAAATATCACTCATTAAATCAAAAAACGGTCTTATAGCTTTAAATGCTTGATCAATAGTTGTGATAAAATCTGGAGACAATACCTCTTGATCAGAAAATTCTTTGGTAAAAATAAATTGTTTTCTTCTTATTAAATCTATTGCTGGATGAGATTTATCAAATCCTTTTGGTGCTGTTTTTAATTCGTCACCTTTAAAATTTCCCCAAATAGAAGCAAATTCTTTATCCTTTAAAATTGCTCTGATATCTTCATCATCCATTTCAAATTCTTTTCTAATTCTAAATAAATCGTCCTTATTTGGATCCCAAAATCCTGTAGCTATAAAACTTTGATTATTAGGCTGAATATGAATATAATATCCGCCTCTTAATTTAGGTTTAACTCTGTTAAAAGAACAACCAAAATGGGTTTTGTAAGGTTGTTTATTTTTAGAAAATCTTACGTCTCGATAAATTCTAAATAATTTAAGTTTATCGACGTCATCATGAGTGTTTAATAAATTAAAAACGTGAGTATTAAACTGTTTAACTTCTTTTTCTATAGATTTAAAAGTGTCTTTATGTGCATTAAACCAATCTCTATCATTATTTTGTTCTAATTGGTTTAAAAATTGAAAGACGTTTTTTGTTAAAGTAGTAGTCATAGCTATTAATTTAAGTACTAAAATAAAAAAGCCTCAGCGAAAAACTGAAGCTTTTATTATTTTTATTTAAATACACTATTTACTTAAATACGTTTTAGTGACTAGTGCATCTTTTTCTGAATCGTAATATTCTATTACAAAATTTCCTTCGGCGTTAAAATATCCTACTCCTGTTAATTTATCAGATTTAAACAAATATCTATTACTGTTATTTAATTTTAAAGCTTTAGCATGTTTAGATAATTGTTCATTTTCCATCGTATTAATTACAAATCCAGTATCGTTAGAAGTGAATGTGTAATTATTGTCGTTGTAACTATAAAATACCTCTTTTGTAGTCTCATCATAAAAAGGATCGTTATCGTTATCTATAGATATTTCTCTTTCTATTTTTGTTGGGTTATTTTTTCTATCTAACGTTCCATCTGGTTGTTTTTCAAAGGTAATAGGCGTTTCTGCTTTTGTATTTACTTTTACTTTACGCTCTATTTTTTCACCGTTTACTTTTACAGATGTTGTTTTTGTAGTTGTAGTTTCTATATGATCTACGTTTGCTGCTTGATCTTGAGCATAAAAAACCGTAGAGGTTAAAAATGCTGATAATATTATTAAATTTTTCATGGTTTTTTCTTTTTCTGTGTTGATGTTTATTTCTTATTTCATAGCAATTTTTTTTGATTGCTTTTTAATCTACAGCATCTTCAATATCGTCTGCTACATCTTCTACAGCGTCTTCTACTTTTTCTCCTGTAGATTTTTCTTCTCTACATGATGTAAATGCAGTTGCTAAAGAAAACATTAATACTAATGCGTAGATTGATTTTTTTAATGTGAATTTCATAATATTTGGTTTTTAGTGGTTATTATTGGTCTTGACTTTCTTCTTTTACTTCTTCAATTTCATCTTGCACATCTTCCATTGCATCTTGAACATCGTCTGAAGCATTTTCTAAATCATCTCCTACTTCATCCATAGCTTCTTCAATTTTTTCTTCCGGAGATTTTTCTTCTCTACATGACGTAAACATTACTGCCAAAGAGAACATGATCATTACTGTATAAATTAGTTTTTTCATTTTTTGTGGTTTTAATTGGTTAATAAATAAGAACTAATCAGCTAGCTTATTTGCCTCTAAAATTAGTTATACCAACTGATTAGTTAACTAGTTTTACCTGGTTGCTCCTCTTAAAAGTGATAGTACGAATAGCACTAAAAAGATGAAGAATAAAATTTTAGCAATTCCTGCAGCTGCGCCAGCTACGCCACCAAAACCTAAGATTCCGGCGATAATTGCGATAATAATAAATGTGATTGTCCAACGTAACATAATTTTTGGTTTTTAATGGTTATTAATTATTGTGTTGCTTATTTAAAAGCTTGTATTAGTTGTTTGAAAATTGATCTTCTAATTGTGGTGCATCAAAAGATAATTTGTTGTCAAATTGTAGCGTTCTGATAGGAAACGGAATATTAATTTCGGATTTATCATACGCTTTTTTAATTTCGATAATCGCTTTACTTTTTGCTCTTAATTTTTCTAAAGCATTCTCTGCATCTATCCAAAATCTACATAAATAGTTAATAGAACTTCCTCCGTATTCTGTATAGTAAAACTCTACATCTTCTGGTTTTTCTATCTGATCAAATGTGTTACAAATAGTTTCTTTAGTTATACGTTCTACATCTTCAAGATTAGACTCATATCCTACACCACATTCTAAGAATACTCTCATTTTTGTAGTTAATGTGTAGTTTTTTAAAGGATTTTCAAGAATCATTTTATTAGGTATAACAACAATGTTATTATCTGCTTCTTTTAAGGTGAAATCTTTAAGATTTATATCCATAACTTCTCCAGAAAACCCATTAGTTTCTACCCAATGTCCTATCTGTATTTTTTTTCTAAAAGATAAAACTACACCTGCAAACGTATTAGATAATGTACCTTGTAAGGCTAATCCAATTGCTAATCCTGCTACTCCTGCTCCTGCTAATAAAGAGGTTAATGTTTTACTTAAGTTTAAAATTCCTAAGGCTAAAAACAAACCTGCTAGCACAACAACTACAGCAGATATACGTCCTACCATGTTAGTAATAGAGTTTTGTTGCACTCTACTTGCCATTAATTTGCTTACATATTTGTTCACATATTTTGAAACAAAATAAGCTGTGATTAATACTAAAACGGCTAAAATTAAATTAGGGATATTGGTTACAATTATATTAAACCATCCTTCTAGTTTATCTATTAATAAATTGTATGCTTCGGTTAATTGATTTTTCATAATATTTTGATTTTAAGGTTAATAAATAATAAAGCTTAAACTCAAACATTAACTTATTACCTTATCTTGTTTTAATTGTTCTGACGTCTTTTTTGACCATGCATTTAACATCCAACTAGTTTTTTCTAACTCTCTAATGTATGCTCCTATTAAATCTATTGTTCCTTCGTCATTTGCCTTTTCTGCACTTTCTATAACATTAGACATTTGCGCTAGAATTATTTTGTGATCTTTTAGAAGAGAATTAATCATCGCTTGGTCAGATATCATAGCACTTTCTTCCTGTACAGTTGCTATTTTAATGTAATCACTAAACTTACTTACCGGATGATGTCTTAAAGTTAGAATGCGTTCGGCGATTTCATCAATTTTAATCTTCGCGTCGTTATACATGTTTTCAAATTGCTCGTGAAGGTCAAAAAAGTTTTTTCCCAACACATTCCAATGAAAACTTCTTAGTTTTTGGTAATACATGTGATAATCAGACAGTAATGTGTTTAAGTCCATTACTACTGGTAATAATTTTTCATCTTGCATATTTAAATAACTCATAATCTTTTTTTTGGTTGTTTGGTTTGTTTAACAATGTGAAGATACACTTAAACAACACTGATTACGAAGTATTTAACTAGCTTTAACTATAAGCTGAAGTTTTTAACATAAAATTGTGTTAAGAAAATTGAAGGTTGTTAAAAGACTTAACAGATTATTCAAACTCTAATTTGTGAAGAATAAGCCCAGAAGCTGGTGCTACATAATCTATAACAACATCGTTATCTTTTGTAAGACTAGACTCTATCTGCGTTAAGGTTAGATTACCTTTACCTAAATTTATTAATGCGCCCATCATTAATCGGATTTGATTTCTCATAAATCCTTTACCTCTAACACGAAGCATATATGAAGTTTCTGGGAAAAAATTTGCTGTATAAAGTGTATTTTCGACAATTTCACAGGTTTCAATTTCTCTTTCGTAAATACCATTGTCTGTTGGCCTAAAACAATAGTTCTTTAAATAGTGTTTACCTTCAAAAAGCTTGGCGCCTGTTTTCATGATCTGTATATCTAAAGGATCAAGAATTGTAGTCATTATTGGCGCGCAAAATGGATGAAATTTACCGCCAAACGCAAATATATAAACGTATTCTTTGGTTTTTGAAGATTGAATAATATTAAACTTACTATCTACTTCTCGGATAGATTTAGCTCTAATATCTTGTGGTAAATTATAATTAAACAACTCTAAAAACGCATCAAATTCTTCGATAGGTTCTTCTAAAAACAACTCGAAAGCAGCATTCTCTGCACTTACCATAGCATCTGTACGACCAGAAACTAAGGTTTTAAAAGGCTTTTTATCTAAGATGAAATTTAAAGTACGATCTACCATTAAGTGTAAGGTCTTTACATCAGGTTGTTTTTGCCAACCGTGAAAACGATAGCCTAAGTATTGAATGGTGATAACGTAAAAAAATTTCTTTTTCATAATTAGTGCCGAAAATAAGTTTTTAAGGCGCAATTGACAAAAAATTTATAAATTGTCTTTTATAAACTAACTAAAATTTAAATTATGACAACATCTCAAAAACCACCAATTAGCTTCTGGGTTATTAGCATCGTAGCGCTTATATGGAATACAATGGGCGTATTAGCTTATATTGGACAAGCATTTTTAACCGAAGAAGCTATAGCAGCAATGCCACCAGAACAACAAGAAATATATAGAATAGAATTTCCTGCTTGGTATACAGCTGCATTTGCTATAGCTGTATCTGCTGGATTTGGTGCATGCATTTTGTTATTATTAAGAAAAAAATTAGCTAACATCTTATTTATTACTTCATTTATCGCTGTAATAGTTCAATCTATTTACACATTTTTTATGTCTCCAATTACAGATAAAATGTCTGGATTTGATACAGGTATGTCTATTTCAATCCCAATTGTTGCTATACTTTTAATTATTTTTTCAAATAAAGGAATTGCAAAAGGTTGGCTTAAGTAACAAGTTTTAACTCCTATAAAAAAGCATTAGAAATTTCTAATGCTTTTTTATTTATTAATAAATCTTAGATTTGTTTATCAACATTTATAATTATGGTTTTATCTACTTTAGATTGGGTAATAATTGCCTTTTTTTTAATTCTATTTGCAGGAATAGGAATTTTTGTTTCTAAACAAGCTGGTAAAGACACAAAATCGTTTTTCTTATCAAGCCGAAACATGCCTTGGTGGTTACTTGGTGTAAGCATGGTTGCTACAACATTTGCTGCAGATACACCTGGATTAGTAACAGAATTAGTTAGAACAAACGGAGTTTCTGGAAACTGGGTTTGGTGGGCAATGCTACTTACCGGTATGTTAACCGTGTTTTTTTACGCTAGATTATGGCGCAAAAGCGGAATAACTACAGATCTAGAGTTTTACGAATTACGCTATAGCGGAAAAACGGCTAGTTTTTTACGCGGATTTAGAGCTATTTATCTTGGTGTAATCTTTAATATTATCACTATGGCTGGCGTATGTTTGGCTGGTGCGAAAATTGCAAATATTTTATTAGGAATTTCTCAAGAAGAAATGCTGCTTTATGCTTCAATTATTGTGGTTGTTTATTCTACCTTAGGAGGATTAAAAGGTGTGTTAATTACCGATTTTATTCAGTTTATCATTGCTATGGTAGGAAGTATTTGGGCTACAATATACATAATTAATATTCCAGAAATTGGTGGAATAGATAACCTTTTAATAAATGAAAATGTAGTAGATAAATTAGCATTTTTTCCAGATTTTAGTAACACAGAAGCACTAATAACTTTGCTAATTATTCCGTTAGCGGTACAATGGTGGAGCACGTGGTATCCTGGTGCAGAACCTGGTGGCGGCGGATATATTGCACAACGTATGCTAGCTGCTAAAAACGAGAAACACGCGACTTGGGCAACTTTATTTTTTAATGTAGCACATTATGCAATTCGTCCTTGGCCATGGGTTGTGGTTGGTTTGGCTTCAATTGTTGTTTTTCCTAATTTAAATGCCATCTCAGAAACCTTTCCTAACCTTACAAAGCAAATGCAAGGTCACGATGTAGCTTACGCAGCAATGATGACATATTTACCTGCTGGATTAATAGGAATTGTATTAACATCGCTTATTGCTGCGTTTATGAGCACTATTTCGACACAATTAAATTGGGGAAGTTCTTACATAGTAAACGATTTTTACAAACGATTTCTAAAACCAGATGCTACCGAAAAACAACAAGTATTAGTTGGACGTATCTCTACAGTATTATTAATGTTATGCGCTGCCTTATTTTCATTTTATTTACAATCGGCAGCAGATGTATTTAATTTATTACTTCAAATTGGAGCTGGAACAGGATTACTTTTTATTTTACGTTGGTTTTGGAGCAGAATTAATCCGTACAGCGAAATTGCAGCTATGATCATTTCGTTTTTAATTGCTGTATTCTTCTTTATAAACGGAAAATTAGATACACCATTGGTTGCTATTGCTGGACATTGGCAATTAGTTTTAGGTGTAGTAATTACAACTATAGGTTGGATTATCGTGACCTTACTAACGCAACCTACAGATGCAAAAACTTTAATTACTTTTAATGCTTTAATTTTTGGTGACGAATCAAAATTTAAAGGGTTTGGCAACAAAACAATTAGTTTTTTCTGTGGTGTTTTTGGTGTTTACGCATTATTGTTTTCAATTGGAAGTTTTATTTATAGCGATACTTTAAAAGGACTTGTATTACTAATCGTTACAACGATTTCAGGGTTTGTTATTTATAAATTGAATAAAAATTAAAGATGAAAAAACTTATTCTATTTTTATTATTAATGACAACCTTCTTCAATTGTAAAGAATGCAAAAAAGAAAATGAACAAACAGTAAAAAAAGGAGTAGTTGAAATTAATGAGAAATTTATTAAATATAAATCTGATAAACTTATTAAATATTTCATTATCAAATCGATGGAAGAAGATAAAACTTATAGTCATCTAGATTTACAGAATTTAAGTAATACTTTACCCTATGGAAACTACAAAATAATTTATCCTTCATTTTACAATTCTGAAAATGAAATCGACTTTAAAATTGATCAAGAAAAAACAACTATTAATTATTTTGTCGACTCTCTTGATTACAATAAGGCTTTTAGTCCTTTTATAGATCAATTACAAGAAAATGAAACCATTCGGTTGATTAATAATGTTTCCGGATGTTTTTCGTCATACGGAGGAGAAATTAAGATCTCAAAAAAGGGGAATGATTATTATATAAATAATGATAACTTCAAAAACAAAAAATTAAATACCGAACAAGTTAGATTTTTAAAAGAATTTGAATTTGAAATGTTCAATTTAGATTTAAAAGGTTTTTATTGTACAAATACTGAAAAAACTTTACTTCTCAACGATTCAACTTTTGATTTTATATCTATAGAAGATAGTTCTTGTTGGTATTATGGTTTCAGCTATTTAATGGAAAAGTTAAATGAATAAAAATCATTTTTCTCTTTCTTTTAAAACCTTAACCACATCATCTAACTTAAAACCTTTAGCCTGCAACAACATTAAATAGTGAAATAATAAATCGGAACTTTCATTTAAAAATAAATCGTCGTTATTGT from Mesoflavibacter profundi includes:
- a CDS encoding tRNA pseudouridine synthase A, with translation MMKKKFFYVITIQYLGYRFHGWQKQPDVKTLHLMVDRTLNFILDKKPFKTLVSGRTDAMVSAENAAFELFLEEPIEEFDAFLELFNYNLPQDIRAKSIREVDSKFNIIQSSKTKEYVYIFAFGGKFHPFCAPIMTTILDPLDIQIMKTGAKLFEGKHYLKNYCFRPTDNGIYEREIETCEIVENTLYTANFFPETSYMLRVRGKGFMRNQIRLMMGALINLGKGNLTLTQIESSLTKDNDVVIDYVAPASGLILHKLEFE
- a CDS encoding sodium:solute symporter family protein — its product is MVLSTLDWVIIAFFLILFAGIGIFVSKQAGKDTKSFFLSSRNMPWWLLGVSMVATTFAADTPGLVTELVRTNGVSGNWVWWAMLLTGMLTVFFYARLWRKSGITTDLEFYELRYSGKTASFLRGFRAIYLGVIFNIITMAGVCLAGAKIANILLGISQEEMLLYASIIVVVYSTLGGLKGVLITDFIQFIIAMVGSIWATIYIINIPEIGGIDNLLINENVVDKLAFFPDFSNTEALITLLIIPLAVQWWSTWYPGAEPGGGGYIAQRMLAAKNEKHATWATLFFNVAHYAIRPWPWVVVGLASIVVFPNLNAISETFPNLTKQMQGHDVAYAAMMTYLPAGLIGIVLTSLIAAFMSTISTQLNWGSSYIVNDFYKRFLKPDATEKQQVLVGRISTVLLMLCAALFSFYLQSAADVFNLLLQIGAGTGLLFILRWFWSRINPYSEIAAMIISFLIAVFFFINGKLDTPLVAIAGHWQLVLGVVITTIGWIIVTLLTQPTDAKTLITFNALIFGDESKFKGFGNKTISFFCGVFGVYALLFSIGSFIYSDTLKGLVLLIVTTISGFVIYKLNKN
- a CDS encoding transcription elongation factor, translating into MTIKQQLWQICNNHVEDRINDYKNEINLIKESLESNDKGNNEDDDSGNGKLMNDLEKNIGYLNEARKTHEYLKLVKTNLLSTNAALGSLVITDTLQFFIAISLGKIEIDNNTYYAISLQSPIGQLLKQKTEGEQFEFNGTKYTIKQII
- a CDS encoding DUF1328 family protein; this translates as MLRWTITFIIIAIIAGILGFGGVAGAAAGIAKILFFIFLVLFVLSLLRGATR
- a CDS encoding Dps family protein; the encoded protein is MSYLNMQDEKLLPVVMDLNTLLSDYHMYYQKLRSFHWNVLGKNFFDLHEQFENMYNDAKIKIDEIAERILTLRHHPVSKFSDYIKIATVQEESAMISDQAMINSLLKDHKIILAQMSNVIESAEKANDEGTIDLIGAYIRELEKTSWMLNAWSKKTSEQLKQDKVIS
- a CDS encoding glyoxalase, whose amino-acid sequence is MTTRDQLLLEARPVIESIVLNEHMSNDERFQNETLRPIIKLQNDLLIEVFKNYIAKHKNVFYQLTLEKRLNYIENAIHKDIKFRNSLKGMIIGQFTVLEYSIYIKNSSALNKRMMTIVKQRLQSNIQLFEKPDYLAAV
- a CDS encoding DUF2461 domain-containing protein, which codes for MTTTLTKNVFQFLNQLEQNNDRDWFNAHKDTFKSIEKEVKQFNTHVFNLLNTHDDVDKLKLFRIYRDVRFSKNKQPYKTHFGCSFNRVKPKLRGGYYIHIQPNNQSFIATGFWDPNKDDLFRIRKEFEMDDEDIRAILKDKEFASIWGNFKGDELKTAPKGFDKSHPAIDLIRRKQFIFTKEFSDQEVLSPDFITTIDQAFKAIRPFFDLMSDILTTDLNGQSIID
- a CDS encoding mechanosensitive ion channel family protein, with the protein product MKNQLTEAYNLLIDKLEGWFNIIVTNIPNLILAVLVLITAYFVSKYVNKYVSKLMASRVQQNSITNMVGRISAVVVVLAGLFLALGILNLSKTLTSLLAGAGVAGLAIGLALQGTLSNTFAGVVLSFRKKIQIGHWVETNGFSGEVMDINLKDFTLKEADNNIVVIPNKMILENPLKNYTLTTKMRVFLECGVGYESNLEDVERITKETICNTFDQIEKPEDVEFYYTEYGGSSINYLCRFWIDAENALEKLRAKSKAIIEIKKAYDKSEINIPFPIRTLQFDNKLSFDAPQLEDQFSNN